One part of the Pieris napi chromosome 4, ilPieNapi1.2, whole genome shotgun sequence genome encodes these proteins:
- the LOC125048609 gene encoding serine/threonine-protein kinase RIO1 encodes MSDGQFSDYEEDLTAKVKSVRFAETPTYKYISTDDDDLDSDDYFYDSDDPTQGSRKKNNVNPQAPTNKVTSYQPTEKLFKRYINRINVDHYEPSDNTQKFIEMNDRKKDNERIRIKDKHDRATAEQVMDPRTKMILFKLLNRGIINEINGCISTGKEANVYHATSKDGRDFAVKIFKTSILIFKDRDKYVSGEYRFRNGYCRSNPRKMVKTWAEKEMRNLVRLHNAQLNVPEPIILRSHVLVMTFMGENGWPSPKLKDVEISQTTARTLYRDCIVMMWKMFNICKLVHADLSEYNLLYHNGNIVMIDVSQSVEHDHPHAFEFLRKDCTNISEFFRKRGVATLTVKELFDFITDTTINEANLEECMEKLSEKVASRNFEEMTAQEQIEEETFKNVYIPKTLTEVINYERDINKAKKGDTADLIYKKIAGFNEDLSTVDKPDILQDDNISENGSGSDSESNEDDDNNETKFKNSARPRDESPNTKKARKKAFKEEQAERRKTKTKKHIKKRRDKGNSKK; translated from the exons ATGAGTGATGGTCAATTTAGTGACTACGAGGAAGATTTAACTGCTAAGGTTAAATCTGTGCGG tTTGCAGAAACAcctacttataaatatataagtactGACGATGACGATCTTGATTCAGATGATTACTTTTATGATTCCGATGATCCTACTCAAGGGTCaaggaaaaaaaacaatgttaaCCCTCAAGCTCCTACAAATAAAGTAACATCTTACCAGCCAACTGAAAAACTTTTCAAAAGATATATTAATCGAATTAATGTTGACCACTATGAACCCTCTGACAATACCCAAAAATTCATAGAAATGAATGACAGAAAAAAAGACAATGAGAGAATAAGAATAAAAGACAAACATGATCGAGCTACAGCAGAGCAGGTTATGGATCCAAGGACTAAAATGATCCTTTTTAAGCTTCTTAATAGGGGAAtcataaatgaaattaatggATGTATATCAACAGGAAAAGAAGCAAATGTTTATCATGCTACATCAAAAGATGGCAGAGACTTTGCtgttaagatttttaaaacatcaatTCTAATATTCAAAGACAGAGACAAGTATGTTTCAGGAGAATATAGGTTCAGAAATGGATATTGCCGTTCTAATCCTAGAAAAATGGTAAAAACCTGGGCAGAAAAGGAAATGAGAAACCTAGTCAGGCTGCATAATGCCCAATTAAATGTTCCTGAACCTATAATACTTCGGAGTCACGTGTTAGTGATGACATTTATGGGTGAAAATGGCTGGCCGTCACCAAAATTAAAAGATGTTGAGATATCACAAACAACAGCACGTACTCTGTATAGAGATTGTATTGTTATGATGTGGAAAATGTTCAATATATGTAAACTAGTTCATGCCGACTTGTCTGAATATAATTTGCTATACCATAATGGTAATATTGTTATGATTGATGTTTCACAATCTGTAGAACATGATCATCCACATGCCTTTGAGTTTTTACGTAAAGATTGTACAAATATATCTGAGTTCTTCAGGAAAAGAGGTGTTGCTACATTAACTGTTAAAGAgttgtttgattttattactGATACAACAATTAATGAGGCCAATTTAGAAGAATGTATGGAAAAATTATCAGAAAAAGTAGCTTCAAGAAACTTTGAAGAGATGACTGCCCAGGAGCAGATTGAAGAAGAAACATTCAAAAATGTGTATATTCCGAAGACTTTAACAGAG GTTATAAACTATGAGCGCGATATAAATAAAGCTAAAAAAGGTGATACAGCAGACttaatatacaagaaaatagcCGGTTTCAATGAAGACTTAAGTACTGTGGATAAACCAGACATCTTGCAAGATGACAACATATCTGAAAATGGATCAGGAAGCGATTCTGAGAGCAATGAAGATGATGATAATAATG